Proteins encoded together in one Phyllostomus discolor isolate MPI-MPIP mPhyDis1 chromosome 6, mPhyDis1.pri.v3, whole genome shotgun sequence window:
- the MYOD1 gene encoding myoblast determination protein 1 yields MELLSPPLRDVDLTGPDGSLCNFATADDFYDDPCFDSPDLRFFEDLDPRLVHVGALLKPEEHSHFPAAVHTAPGAREDEHVRAPSGHHQAGRCLLWACKACKRKTTNADRRKAATMRERRRLSKVNEAFETLKRCTSSNPNQRLPKVEILRNAIRYIEGLQALLRDQDAAPPGASAAFYAPGSLPSGRGGEHYSGDSDASSPRSNCSDGMMDYSGPPSGARRRNCYDGTYFSEAPGESRSGKSAAVSSLDCLSSIVERISTESPAAPALLLAEAPPESSPGPHEAAATSEGDRGAPTPTPDAAPQCPVPANPNPIYQVL; encoded by the exons ATGGAGCTGCTGTCGCCGCCGCTGCGCGACGTGGACTTGACGGGTCCCGACGGCTCCCTCTGCAACTTTGCCACAGCGGACGACTTCTATGATGACCCGTGTTTCGACTCCCCGGACCTGCGCTTCTTCGAGGACCTGGACCCGCGCCTCGTGCACGTGGGCGCACTCCTGAAGCCAGAGGAACACTCGCACTTCCCTGCTGCCGTCCATACAGCCCCGGGCGCCCGTGAGGATGAGCATGTGCGCGCGCCTAGCGGGCACCACCAGGCGGGTCGCTGTTTACTGTGGGCTTGCAAGGCGTGCAAGCGAAAAACCACTAACGCGGACCGCCGCAAGGCCGCCACCATGCGCGAGCGGCGCCGCCTGAGCAAAGTCAACGAGGCCTTCGAGACGCTCAAGCGCTGCACGTCTAGCAATCCTAACCAGCGGCTGCCCAAAGTGGAGATTCTGCGCAACGCCATCCGCTACATCGAGGGCCTACAAGCGCTGCTACGCGACCAGGACGCCGCGCCCCCTGGCGCCTCGGCCGCCTTCTACGCGCCTGGCTCGCTGCCCTCCGGCCGCGGCGGCGAGCACTACAGCGGAGACTCAGATGCGTCCAGCCCACGCTCCAACTGCTCCGACGGCATG ATGGACTACAGCGGCCCCCCGAGCGGTGCCCGGCGGCGGAACTGCTACGATGGCACCTACTTCAGCGAGGCGCCCGGCG AATCCAGGTCCGGGAAGAGTGCCGCGGTGTCGAGCCTCGATTGCCTGTCCAGCATCGTGGAGCGCATCTCCACCGAGAGTCCCGCTGCGCCCGCGCTTCTGCTCGCGGAAGCGCCGCCGGAGTCGTCTCCGGGCCCGCACGAGGCAGCCGCCACCAGCGAGGGCGATCGCGGCGCCCCTACCCCTACCCCTGACGCTGCCCCGCAGTGCCCGGTGCCCGCGAACCCCAACCCAATCTACCAGGTGCTCTAA